A genomic region of Candidatus Hydrogenedentota bacterium contains the following coding sequences:
- a CDS encoding cyclic nucleotide-binding domain-containing protein → MAAPEKLQHYASRIRIFNGLTVEEVDYILHCGKIIHFREGQTVFHEGMLGSNLFVILSGKVAIYKKKRLIAHCKVGDAFGEMAVLNQRPRSATAAAREDVKLFTLDERQINEILDKAVAVKLLLNVIHVLSERLENANHIIAQLKDEKSEFDRSGGA, encoded by the coding sequence ATGGCTGCGCCGGAAAAACTTCAGCATTACGCGTCGAGGATCCGAATTTTCAACGGTTTGACGGTGGAGGAGGTGGATTACATCCTGCATTGCGGGAAGATCATCCATTTCCGGGAGGGGCAGACGGTGTTTCACGAGGGGATGCTGGGGAGCAACCTGTTCGTGATCCTGAGCGGGAAGGTGGCGATCTACAAGAAGAAGCGCCTGATCGCGCATTGCAAGGTGGGGGATGCGTTCGGGGAGATGGCGGTGCTGAATCAGCGACCGCGATCGGCGACGGCGGCGGCGCGGGAGGATGTGAAGCTGTTCACGCTGGATGAACGGCAGATCAATGAGATCCTGGACAAGGCGGTGGCGGTGAAGCTGCTGTTGAACGTGATCCATGTGTTGAGCGAGCGGCTGGAGAATGCAAACCATATTATCGCGCAGCTGAAGGACGAGAAGAGCGAATTTGACCGGTCGGGCGGGGCCTGA
- a CDS encoding DUF3748 domain-containing protein: MKWTALMLAASLTATLGSAAQEKQITFTPKNHDLDNNDNFSPDGRFLCYDTRNMVGPGIDNGQSIELVEVATGVETLLYKPVVSVTGERPAPGVGAVSFSGAANEVAFIHGPPVDQLDSRGPYGKPNRQGACVRTDGSSPAAARGGYEMHWLDHRDIAADRDTLPGAHRGGTHRHEYTLDGKRIGFTYNDFLMPEYDRTVGYMAPHPDAPGGATHYFANLVPIVPLGAAKPGELEHASKDSWVGREGLMRAFVGTVRNADGETYENSLFIIDIPADVDITTADSGSATRYPGPPEGTRIRRLTHTWADGTVRGSFDGSRVAYFAKAPDGTTQVFVIPSDGSDQSEDPAKRPRQATFLPEGSADGLRWHPSGNTVFSISNNGIVATCVQEGPLFGRSVFLTPQGDAPERLKLTSAQDGTMLAFNKPVPTKDEEGNLVKAYDGTDLLQIFVLPFPDADGDGIVDGL, encoded by the coding sequence ATGAAATGGACCGCACTCATGCTAGCCGCATCCCTCACCGCAACGCTTGGATCCGCCGCGCAGGAAAAACAGATCACCTTCACGCCGAAGAACCACGATCTGGACAACAACGACAACTTTTCGCCGGACGGGCGCTTTCTGTGTTACGACACGCGGAACATGGTGGGCCCGGGGATCGACAACGGGCAGTCGATCGAGCTCGTGGAGGTGGCGACGGGCGTGGAGACGCTGCTGTACAAGCCGGTGGTCTCGGTCACTGGCGAGCGGCCCGCGCCGGGCGTGGGCGCGGTGTCCTTTTCCGGCGCGGCGAACGAAGTGGCGTTTATTCACGGGCCGCCGGTGGACCAGCTCGACTCGCGGGGTCCCTACGGCAAGCCCAACCGGCAGGGCGCCTGCGTACGGACGGATGGATCGAGCCCGGCGGCGGCGCGCGGGGGCTATGAGATGCACTGGCTGGACCACCGGGACATCGCGGCGGACCGGGACACGCTCCCGGGGGCGCACCGCGGGGGCACGCACCGGCACGAGTACACGCTGGACGGGAAGCGGATCGGGTTTACGTACAACGATTTTCTCATGCCGGAGTACGATCGGACCGTGGGCTATATGGCGCCGCATCCGGACGCGCCGGGTGGGGCGACGCATTATTTCGCGAACCTGGTTCCGATCGTGCCGCTGGGCGCGGCGAAGCCGGGGGAGCTGGAGCATGCGTCGAAGGACTCGTGGGTGGGGCGCGAAGGGCTGATGCGGGCGTTCGTGGGGACCGTGCGGAACGCGGACGGGGAGACGTACGAGAATTCGCTGTTCATCATCGACATCCCGGCGGACGTGGACATCACCACGGCGGATTCCGGGAGCGCGACGCGGTATCCCGGGCCGCCGGAAGGCACGCGGATCCGGCGGCTGACGCATACGTGGGCGGATGGCACGGTGCGCGGCAGCTTCGATGGGTCGCGGGTGGCCTATTTCGCGAAGGCGCCGGACGGCACGACCCAGGTGTTCGTGATTCCTTCGGACGGGTCGGATCAGTCGGAGGATCCGGCGAAGCGGCCGCGCCAGGCGACGTTCCTGCCCGAGGGTTCGGCGGACGGCCTGCGCTGGCACCCGTCGGGGAACACGGTGTTCAGCATCAGCAACAACGGGATCGTGGCGACGTGCGTGCAGGAGGGCCCGCTGTTCGGGCGGTCGGTGTTTCTCACGCCGCAGGGCGACGCGCCGGAACGGCTCAAGCTGACCAGCGCGCAGGACGGGACGATGCTCGCCTTTAACAAGCCGGTCCCGACGAAGGATGAAGAAGGGAACCTGGTGAAGGCGTATGACGGGACGGATCTGTTGCAGATATTCGTGCTGCCGTTTCCGGATGCGGACGGGGACGGGATTGTGGATGGGCTTTAG
- a CDS encoding helix-turn-helix domain-containing protein — protein MEVVNELNSALPAPDRLRELTRLLSGRFPEARIALDDPADPAGVWYADIVLHDHHVVVQWHADHGFGISSGVDHAFGEGADEVYQEVEAAYGRLVSLLISGGYTAPPPLRLGALRKVLGVSQEALAQDLNVRQAAISKLERREDLLLSTLQSVVRALGGELHVTARFPGGREHRLEFSEPSRSSREHGGS, from the coding sequence ATGGAAGTCGTGAATGAGTTGAACAGCGCGCTGCCGGCGCCCGATCGGCTGCGGGAACTGACCAGGCTGCTTTCCGGCCGCTTTCCGGAGGCGCGCATTGCGCTGGACGACCCGGCGGATCCGGCGGGCGTCTGGTATGCCGATATCGTGCTCCACGACCACCATGTTGTAGTTCAATGGCATGCGGATCACGGATTCGGCATTTCGAGCGGGGTGGACCACGCCTTCGGCGAGGGCGCCGACGAGGTCTATCAGGAGGTGGAGGCGGCGTATGGGCGCTTGGTTTCCCTGCTGATTTCCGGTGGGTATACGGCGCCGCCGCCCTTGCGCCTGGGCGCGCTTCGAAAGGTCTTGGGGGTATCTCAGGAAGCGCTTGCACAGGATTTGAATGTCCGGCAGGCGGCCATCTCGAAACTGGAGCGGCGGGAGGATCTCCTGCTGAGCACCTTGCAGTCGGTGGTCCGCGCGCTTGGCGGCGAGTTGCATGTAACCGCGCGCTTTCCTGGAGGTCGGGAGCACCGGCTGGAATTCTCCGAGCCGTCGCGATCCTCGCGGGAGCACGGTGGTTCCTGA